A genome region from Streptomyces xanthophaeus includes the following:
- a CDS encoding GlxA family transcriptional regulator, with protein sequence MESEKKAHRVVVLALTGLLPFELGIPHRIFGRAKDPAGRPLYEILTCGLAPGPVRTDADFAIHVEHGPELLATADTVVVPASYELGPVHEEGRLTGELAAALAHIRPGTRLVSICTGGYVLAAAGYLDGRPATTHWASAEHFQRLFPAVRVDPDVLYTDDGDVLTSAGVAAGVDLCLHIVRRDHGTAVANEVARRTVVPPHREGGQAQFIARPMPEPQLATTTAARAWVLDRLHEPLRLTDLARQEAMSVRTFTRRFREESGVSPGQWIVGRRVERARQLLEQTELPMEQVARDSGFGTAQSLRKHVQAALGVSPTAYRRTFRAADGTGNLPSPDGPSVTAGPAH encoded by the coding sequence ATGGAGTCGGAGAAGAAGGCACACCGGGTCGTCGTCCTCGCCCTCACCGGGCTGCTGCCCTTCGAGCTCGGTATCCCGCACCGGATCTTCGGGCGGGCCAAGGACCCGGCCGGGCGGCCGCTGTACGAGATCCTCACGTGCGGGCTCGCCCCGGGGCCGGTGCGCACGGACGCCGACTTCGCGATCCACGTCGAGCACGGCCCGGAGCTGCTGGCCACCGCCGACACCGTGGTGGTGCCGGCCTCGTACGAGCTGGGCCCGGTCCACGAGGAGGGCCGGCTGACCGGCGAGCTCGCGGCGGCCCTCGCCCACATCCGGCCCGGCACCCGGCTCGTCTCCATCTGCACGGGCGGCTACGTACTCGCCGCGGCCGGGTACCTGGACGGGCGCCCCGCCACCACCCACTGGGCCTCCGCCGAGCACTTCCAGCGGCTCTTCCCGGCCGTCCGGGTCGACCCGGACGTCCTCTACACCGACGACGGGGACGTGCTGACCTCGGCCGGAGTCGCCGCCGGTGTCGACCTGTGCCTGCACATCGTGCGCCGCGACCACGGCACGGCCGTCGCCAACGAGGTGGCCCGGCGGACCGTCGTACCGCCCCACCGGGAGGGCGGGCAGGCGCAGTTCATCGCGCGCCCGATGCCGGAGCCGCAGCTCGCCACCACCACGGCGGCCCGCGCCTGGGTGCTGGACCGGCTGCACGAACCGCTCCGGCTGACCGACCTGGCCCGGCAGGAGGCCATGTCGGTACGGACGTTCACACGCCGGTTCCGCGAGGAGTCGGGCGTCAGCCCCGGCCAGTGGATCGTCGGCCGGCGGGTGGAGCGGGCCCGGCAGCTGCTGGAGCAGACGGAGCTGCCCATGGAGCAGGTGGCGCGGGACAGCGGCTTCGGTACGGCCCAGTCCCTGCGCAAGCACGTGCAGGCGGCGCTGGGAGTGAGCCCCACGGCCTACCGGCGCACCTTCCGTGCGGCAGACGGGACGGGCAACCTGCCATCTCCTGATGGGCCATCAGTTACTGCCGGA